A region of Elusimicrobiota bacterium DNA encodes the following proteins:
- a CDS encoding sodium-translocating pyrophosphatase produces the protein MHGLTLFEQSAIWCVLGVAILGLWYAVFLRRQIMREDAGTPKMKEVWTAIKDGADAYLGQQLKSILPLIGVLTVALFFSVYIVPPSEEAMERFSGMTEERVRMIIGFARSGAFIMGAFFSLLVGRIGMRMAVQANVRVASAARRSFGDALRIAYRAGTVTGMLTDGLGLLGGTVIFIILGIAAPDALLGFGFGGTLLALFMRVGGGIFTKAADVGADLVGKVEAGIPEDDPRNPAVIADLVGDNVGDCAGMAADIFESYEVTIVAGLILGLALMHITGRMEWIVFPLIVRGIGVISSIIGTYVVKGGPGNSGNAMKAIFKGFLSSAAISAALFFIAGFFYLNTSAMDAWGGWWRTPMAVAAGVLLAILIDRLTEHFTGTEGSPVKEIKASADTGPATLILQGVSAGFESSVWSVLVIAVTIVSSIAIFGTIPGLTPGQRVTFILYGVAMTGIGMLTLTGNNVAMDSFGPIADNANGIGEMSWSGMTDPETKSAQRIMADLDGVGNTTKAITKGVAIGSAVIAAVALFGSFLVDVGRAQASMGVEASQQISALGIRVDVPIVFVGMLIGGALPWLFSSFAIQAVSRAAALIVQECRRQFRLGVLEGKVPPDYRQAVAISTTAAQKELVSLALLGVLTPILVGLVFQVEALGGFLAGLILSGQLLAVFMNNAGGAWDNAKKLLEEEPKDIAGNTGKGSERHKATVVGDTVGDPLKDTSGPALNPMIKVVNLVSVIIAPIVVHYQNLGAKGWTVAALLLAALIWAVRRSKKPVEKLVAAA, from the coding sequence ATGCATGGTTTAACCTTGTTTGAACAGAGCGCGATTTGGTGCGTTCTGGGCGTTGCGATTCTTGGTTTGTGGTATGCCGTTTTTCTCCGGAGACAGATTATGCGGGAGGACGCCGGAACTCCCAAGATGAAAGAGGTGTGGACGGCCATTAAGGACGGCGCCGACGCCTACTTGGGTCAGCAGTTGAAGTCCATCCTCCCTCTCATTGGGGTGTTAACGGTGGCGCTTTTCTTCTCGGTGTACATCGTTCCGCCGTCGGAAGAGGCCATGGAACGTTTTTCGGGGATGACCGAAGAACGGGTCCGGATGATCATCGGTTTTGCCCGCTCCGGCGCGTTCATCATGGGCGCCTTCTTCAGCTTACTGGTGGGCCGGATCGGAATGCGGATGGCGGTTCAAGCCAATGTTCGGGTGGCCTCTGCGGCCCGGCGGTCTTTTGGCGACGCCTTGCGGATTGCTTACCGGGCAGGAACCGTGACCGGAATGTTGACGGACGGGCTCGGCCTCCTGGGCGGGACGGTCATCTTCATTATTTTGGGCATCGCCGCTCCCGACGCGCTGTTGGGTTTCGGTTTTGGCGGGACGCTCCTGGCGCTCTTCATGCGGGTGGGCGGCGGGATTTTCACCAAGGCGGCGGATGTGGGAGCCGACTTGGTGGGCAAGGTGGAAGCGGGCATCCCCGAGGATGATCCTCGTAACCCCGCCGTCATCGCGGACCTGGTGGGCGATAATGTCGGCGATTGCGCCGGCATGGCCGCCGATATTTTTGAATCCTATGAAGTCACCATCGTCGCCGGATTGATCCTGGGTTTGGCCCTCATGCACATCACCGGACGAATGGAATGGATCGTTTTCCCCTTGATCGTTCGGGGCATCGGCGTTATTTCCTCCATCATCGGGACCTATGTGGTGAAGGGCGGCCCCGGAAATTCCGGGAACGCCATGAAAGCCATTTTCAAGGGGTTCCTGTCCTCCGCGGCCATCAGCGCGGCGCTCTTCTTTATCGCGGGGTTTTTCTACCTCAACACGAGCGCCATGGACGCCTGGGGTGGTTGGTGGCGGACACCCATGGCGGTGGCCGCCGGCGTCCTGCTGGCCATCCTGATCGACCGTTTGACGGAACATTTCACCGGGACGGAAGGTTCTCCGGTGAAGGAGATCAAGGCGTCCGCGGATACGGGGCCGGCGACCTTGATCCTTCAAGGGGTCTCGGCGGGTTTTGAAAGTTCGGTCTGGTCCGTGTTGGTGATCGCGGTGACGATCGTTTCGTCCATCGCGATTTTCGGCACCATCCCCGGGTTGACCCCGGGCCAACGGGTGACGTTCATCCTTTACGGCGTGGCCATGACGGGTATCGGCATGTTGACCCTGACGGGCAACAACGTCGCCATGGATTCTTTCGGGCCCATCGCGGACAACGCCAACGGAATCGGCGAAATGTCCTGGTCCGGAATGACGGATCCGGAAACCAAATCCGCCCAGCGCATCATGGCGGACCTGGACGGAGTGGGCAACACCACGAAAGCCATCACCAAAGGAGTGGCGATTGGTTCCGCCGTGATCGCGGCGGTGGCCCTCTTCGGTTCGTTCCTGGTGGACGTGGGCCGAGCCCAGGCCTCCATGGGGGTGGAAGCTTCCCAGCAAATTTCCGCCCTGGGCATCCGAGTGGACGTGCCCATCGTGTTCGTCGGCATGTTGATCGGCGGGGCGCTTCCCTGGCTATTCTCCTCCTTCGCCATTCAAGCCGTCAGCCGCGCGGCGGCATTGATCGTGCAGGAGTGTCGCCGGCAGTTCCGGTTGGGCGTTCTGGAGGGCAAGGTTCCGCCGGATTATCGCCAGGCGGTTGCCATCTCGACCACGGCGGCCCAGAAAGAGTTGGTGAGCTTGGCTCTCTTGGGCGTTCTCACCCCGATCCTGGTGGGGTTGGTGTTTCAGGTGGAGGCGTTGGGTGGGTTCTTGGCCGGTCTTATCTTGTCCGGCCAGCTCCTGGCGGTTTTCATGAACAACGCCGGGGGGGCCTGGGACAACGCCAAGAAACTCTTGGAAGAAGAGCCCAAGGACATTGCCGGGAACACGGGGAAAGGGTCCGAACGGCATAAGGCCACGGTGGTGGGAGATACGGTGGGCGACCCCCTGAAAGACACCTCGGGGCCCGCGCTGAACCCCATGATCAAGGTGGTGAACTTGGTTTCCGTCATCATTGCGCCCATTGTGGTCCACTACCAAAACTTGGGCGCCAAGGGATGGACGGTGGCGGCTCTTCTCCTCGCGGCCTTGATTTGGGCGGTCCGCCGGTCGAAGAAACCCGTGGAAAAATTGGTGGCCGCGGCGTAA
- a CDS encoding outer membrane lipoprotein-sorting protein codes for MRIRIGSALAFMVLSSFAVAADNPDARTIAQRVNDREDGKDSYAKVDMLLTDRSGVTQSRSMISATKDYGKLSKSYIRFSAPASIEDTSFLSWEVEGKDDEQFLFLPELGRDRRIVSSQKDSDFVNTDFTYEDMQKRNVDKDTHKILREEKVGEYDCWVLESVPIDPKSSQYKRWVAWIPKGIYLPLRVEFYTRILRQPTKILTTRRLKKVDGIWTAIEAEMKNYERNTMTLLRTIEIKYNQGLPDRMFSRAYLKRNR; via the coding sequence ATGAGAATTCGTATCGGGAGCGCCTTGGCTTTCATGGTCCTGTCAAGCTTCGCGGTGGCGGCGGACAACCCGGATGCCCGAACCATCGCGCAGCGCGTCAACGACCGAGAAGACGGAAAAGATTCCTATGCAAAGGTGGACATGTTGCTCACCGACCGATCCGGGGTCACCCAATCCCGGTCCATGATTTCCGCCACAAAGGATTATGGGAAGTTGAGCAAAAGTTACATCCGGTTCTCGGCGCCGGCTTCTATTGAAGATACCAGTTTCCTCTCTTGGGAAGTGGAAGGGAAAGACGACGAACAATTCCTCTTCTTGCCCGAACTCGGAAGAGACCGCCGCATCGTCTCCTCCCAAAAAGACAGCGACTTCGTCAACACGGACTTCACCTACGAAGACATGCAGAAAAGGAACGTGGACAAAGACACCCACAAGATCCTGCGTGAAGAAAAGGTGGGCGAATACGACTGTTGGGTGTTGGAGAGCGTCCCCATCGATCCGAAATCGTCTCAATATAAACGCTGGGTCGCTTGGATTCCGAAAGGGATTTACCTCCCGCTCCGGGTCGAATTCTATACCCGCATCCTCCGCCAACCCACAAAAATACTCACCACGCGACGCCTAAAAAAGGTGGACGGAATCTGGACGGCCATAGAAGCCGAAATGAAAAATTATGAGCGGAACACCATGACCTTGCTCCGAACCATTGAGATCAAATACAATCAAGGTTTGCCCGACCGAATGTTCTCCCGTGCCTACCTGAAACGCAACCGGTAA
- a CDS encoding glycosyltransferase family 2 protein yields MISIVLPIHNEAANLPDLLEALDRSLSSIDHETILVNDGSTDGTGECLDARARRDPRTRVLHLSRNFGQTAALSAGLDAAQGDVIVTLDADGQNDPADIPKLLDALADGADVASGWRRVRRDPWLTRIFPSRVANAFIARVTGVPLHDYGCTLKAYRRSILGDLRLYGEMHRLIPIWCAWKGARIVEVEVRHHPRRFGRSKYGIGRTFRVLLDLLTAKFFYSYLASPSHALGGVGILLIGGGFFAGLFPILDKFVFNQWGPLRIPFMIFSVFLGLLGMQFLALGVLAEILVRIYYENRNEHTYRIARSNPENLERPLSQNLSRGGE; encoded by the coding sequence ATGATTTCCATCGTCCTTCCCATCCATAACGAGGCGGCCAACCTTCCAGATTTGCTGGAAGCTCTTGACCGATCGCTTTCCTCCATCGATCACGAAACGATCCTCGTCAACGATGGCTCCACGGACGGAACGGGAGAATGCCTCGACGCTCGCGCCCGGCGGGACCCGCGGACACGGGTCCTCCATCTCTCGCGCAATTTCGGGCAGACCGCGGCCCTGTCCGCGGGGTTGGACGCGGCCCAGGGAGACGTCATCGTGACCTTGGACGCCGATGGCCAAAACGATCCGGCCGATATCCCCAAACTTCTCGACGCGCTGGCGGATGGCGCCGACGTGGCGAGCGGTTGGCGACGGGTTCGGCGCGACCCCTGGCTGACGCGAATCTTTCCTTCTCGGGTCGCCAATGCCTTCATCGCTCGCGTGACGGGCGTCCCCCTGCACGATTACGGTTGCACGTTAAAAGCCTACCGGCGTTCCATTCTGGGGGACCTTCGGCTTTACGGGGAGATGCATCGACTGATCCCCATCTGGTGCGCCTGGAAAGGCGCCCGCATCGTGGAAGTGGAAGTACGCCACCACCCCCGGCGGTTCGGACGATCCAAGTATGGCATCGGGCGAACCTTTCGAGTGCTTTTGGATCTCCTCACAGCCAAGTTTTTTTACAGTTACCTGGCCAGCCCAAGCCATGCCCTGGGCGGCGTGGGCATCCTCCTGATCGGTGGCGGGTTCTTCGCGGGACTTTTTCCGATTCTGGACAAGTTCGTTTTCAACCAGTGGGGACCCCTGCGGATTCCGTTCATGATCTTTTCGGTGTTTCTTGGGCTCCTGGGCATGCAATTCCTAGCCCTTGGGGTCTTGGCGGAGATTCTGGTGCGCATTTACTACGAGAACAGAAACGAGCACACCTACCGGATCGCCCGCTCCAATCCGGAAAACCTGGAACGGCCCTTGTCCCAGAACCTTTCCCGAGGCGGCGAATAA
- a CDS encoding glycosyltransferase family 39 protein, with protein sequence MIRRLRFLEQPHWVLAFLLTAHGWLVIDAARRQSPPWDEIISPAVGLAQWRTGEIGINTAHPFLSKLICSVPLLFTSAELPLEHSSWRNKDQFRFGFQFTFRGTLDPKKIIFWSRIPSLILSMGMCLMGFRWGRSLWGPKGGFICLLCLSMSPILLSRASLALLEMPLYFFLTLTLVFWTDWRRAGQRRAYVFGTVAAGCALACKSASAPFLAALVLAEFAAQKPGRTLRRRTGDALGFVFLTALTVLLLYLPWKGGWAALKTAWLFPLNFGDVHNQFFFAGTLYQNASPILTWAALALKAPLFIWALALWGGLLWYRSGLERDVWRGLSFMVGITLFSFLGTGSALSTVQLSPLYIGLGALASGIACQKWDAKKAALAALLLLGAAVEIGRAHPNQTAFFNFLAGGPSQGYRWLADSDQDWGQSLPELHRYLEKEGNPGIILCYSGPADPEAYGILYQDLISPALVSRGRTNRLLPVHGEKVFLAVGAKVLQTEPNALHWLMGNVPRRTLVDSCFHVYDVSLDSAIFQRMANLYHQMGREPEAQWAAEKARWLNSVAPNRP encoded by the coding sequence ATGATTCGCCGTCTCCGATTTCTCGAACAACCACACTGGGTTTTAGCCTTTCTTCTCACGGCTCATGGATGGTTGGTGATCGATGCCGCCCGGCGTCAGTCCCCGCCGTGGGACGAGATTATTTCTCCCGCCGTGGGGCTGGCCCAATGGCGGACCGGGGAAATCGGGATTAACACCGCACATCCTTTCTTGTCCAAATTGATTTGCTCCGTCCCCCTTTTGTTCACCTCCGCCGAACTCCCCCTCGAACACTCCTCTTGGCGCAACAAGGACCAGTTCCGTTTTGGATTCCAGTTCACTTTTCGTGGAACGCTCGATCCCAAGAAAATTATTTTTTGGAGCCGAATACCCAGCCTCATCCTTTCCATGGGGATGTGCCTAATGGGCTTCCGCTGGGGACGATCCCTCTGGGGGCCCAAGGGGGGATTCATTTGCCTGTTGTGTTTATCGATGTCCCCCATCCTCTTATCGAGAGCCAGCCTGGCCCTGCTGGAGATGCCCCTCTACTTTTTCTTGACGCTGACGCTGGTATTTTGGACCGACTGGCGCCGGGCCGGTCAGCGGCGGGCCTATGTCTTTGGCACCGTGGCCGCGGGATGCGCCCTGGCCTGCAAATCCGCTTCGGCCCCCTTCCTGGCCGCGCTCGTTCTGGCCGAATTCGCCGCGCAGAAACCGGGCCGAACTCTCCGGCGACGAACCGGGGACGCCTTGGGTTTTGTTTTTTTGACCGCCCTCACGGTTCTTCTCTTGTATCTCCCCTGGAAGGGCGGGTGGGCGGCCCTCAAAACCGCTTGGCTGTTCCCCCTGAATTTTGGAGACGTTCACAACCAATTCTTCTTTGCGGGAACCCTCTACCAAAACGCATCGCCGATTTTAACCTGGGCGGCCCTGGCGCTGAAAGCCCCGCTCTTTATTTGGGCCCTGGCGCTGTGGGGAGGCCTCCTTTGGTATCGATCCGGTCTTGAGAGGGATGTGTGGCGTGGACTTTCGTTTATGGTCGGAATCACTCTTTTTTCTTTTCTCGGAACGGGAAGCGCCCTGTCCACCGTTCAACTTTCACCTCTCTACATCGGGCTCGGTGCTCTCGCGAGCGGGATCGCTTGCCAAAAATGGGACGCAAAAAAGGCGGCGCTCGCGGCCCTTCTGTTGTTGGGAGCGGCCGTGGAAATTGGCCGCGCCCACCCCAACCAAACGGCGTTTTTTAACTTTTTAGCGGGAGGCCCCTCCCAAGGATACCGATGGCTGGCCGATTCCGATCAGGATTGGGGCCAGTCCCTCCCGGAACTACATCGCTATCTGGAGAAAGAAGGGAATCCCGGCATCATTTTGTGCTACTCCGGACCGGCGGATCCAGAGGCCTATGGGATTCTTTATCAAGACCTGATCTCCCCCGCCCTTGTCAGCCGGGGACGAACGAATCGCCTATTGCCGGTTCATGGGGAGAAGGTGTTCCTGGCCGTGGGCGCCAAAGTTCTTCAAACCGAACCCAATGCCCTTCACTGGCTGATGGGGAACGTTCCGCGCCGAACCCTCGTGGATTCCTGCTTTCATGTGTACGACGTCTCACTGGACAGCGCCATTTTCCAGCGGATGGCCAACCTCTATCATCAGATGGGTCGGGAACCCGAAGCCCAATGGGCCGCCGAAAAAGCCCGTTGGTTGAATTCGGTGGCGCCGAATCGCCCGTGA
- a CDS encoding glycosyltransferase family 39 protein — protein MLRFPPTKTIGPLTAIFTVWGIAVFSGGWGVDFGFHWDEGMILRWVLWSVEHRTALPPSFLYPSLLHIITLAFLLFQGWIGLVGGTREPFLQQLLEIALSQKFHFSLRLLTVFLSSLAIFWVAMAVWVWRKKPWEAVLAAALLGLSWEVNYHSRWFTVDPLMMQFGALLILCLVQARFSPHPDRWRIAAAVAAGLAAGSKYTAGLCLLPVLAILFFQRPGIKNREFWKEACRLTVVFLVTFLATTPGILWSWGKFYQDLLFQSHTYFQNGWNAYTEGRGFPHFFWMSAYLGGTVFSWSAPVALGFSGLALLGAVDLLKKEKKFAAVFLVFPIAYVALFSVQIVMIVRNLLILIPFGAILATRGATVAYDSLSGPFRKGFAVLLVAAMLTNASWLVHAAWTVRTRARPNQAGLLSQFIERHPRRQFLLSQTSFKALRSLPGPKPTNVTVGFREPSDFTVFNTAEARNRFDGRWKANRPHSVETWMGPYEVNLNYYPTWMGDDRFVVMKTERALNLLLDPRTPRTGAQTDAGPSAQLPQREVGPHP, from the coding sequence ATGCTTCGTTTCCCCCCAACGAAAACCATTGGACCCCTGACGGCCATCTTCACGGTGTGGGGCATCGCCGTTTTTTCAGGAGGGTGGGGCGTGGATTTTGGATTTCATTGGGACGAAGGAATGATCCTTCGATGGGTCCTGTGGTCGGTTGAACATAGAACGGCCCTCCCCCCCTCTTTCCTTTATCCGTCTCTCCTTCACATAATCACCCTGGCCTTCCTTCTGTTTCAAGGATGGATCGGCCTCGTTGGTGGAACGAGGGAACCGTTCCTCCAACAGCTCCTGGAAATCGCCCTCAGCCAAAAATTCCATTTTTCTCTCCGGCTCTTAACCGTGTTTCTTTCGTCCTTGGCCATTTTTTGGGTGGCGATGGCCGTCTGGGTGTGGAGGAAAAAACCCTGGGAAGCGGTTCTCGCCGCCGCTCTTCTTGGCCTATCTTGGGAAGTCAACTACCACAGCCGGTGGTTCACGGTGGATCCGCTCATGATGCAATTCGGGGCCCTCCTCATTTTGTGTCTTGTCCAGGCCCGGTTTTCACCTCACCCGGATCGGTGGCGGATCGCCGCGGCGGTCGCGGCCGGGCTCGCCGCGGGGTCCAAGTACACCGCGGGACTCTGCCTCCTCCCCGTTCTCGCCATTCTCTTTTTTCAGAGGCCCGGCATAAAAAATCGGGAATTTTGGAAGGAAGCCTGCCGACTAACGGTGGTTTTCCTCGTCACGTTTCTCGCCACCACTCCCGGAATCCTATGGAGTTGGGGAAAGTTCTATCAAGACCTCTTGTTCCAATCCCACACCTATTTCCAGAACGGATGGAACGCCTACACAGAGGGGCGCGGCTTCCCCCATTTTTTCTGGATGTCGGCGTATTTGGGCGGAACGGTTTTTTCCTGGTCTGCTCCCGTGGCACTGGGATTCTCCGGCCTGGCCCTGCTGGGCGCCGTTGATCTTCTCAAAAAGGAAAAAAAGTTTGCGGCCGTCTTTCTGGTGTTTCCCATCGCCTACGTGGCGCTCTTTTCTGTCCAGATTGTCATGATCGTTCGCAACCTGCTCATCCTCATTCCCTTCGGAGCGATCCTGGCCACCCGGGGCGCGACGGTCGCATATGACTCCCTTTCAGGTCCGTTCCGCAAGGGCTTCGCCGTCCTCCTCGTCGCCGCCATGCTCACCAACGCCTCCTGGTTGGTGCATGCCGCGTGGACCGTGCGGACGCGCGCAAGGCCCAACCAGGCCGGCCTCCTCTCCCAATTCATAGAGCGGCATCCCCGCCGCCAATTCTTGCTCAGCCAGACGTCTTTCAAAGCGCTCCGCTCCTTGCCCGGCCCAAAACCGACCAACGTGACCGTCGGTTTTCGTGAACCGTCCGATTTCACCGTGTTTAACACGGCCGAAGCCCGAAATCGCTTTGATGGTCGCTGGAAAGCCAATCGCCCGCATTCCGTGGAAACCTGGATGGGGCCCTACGAAGTGAATCTCAACTATTACCCGACCTGGATGGGCGACGATCGGTTTGTCGTCATGAAGACGGAACGAGCGTTGAACCTTCTTCTTGATCCGCGGACGCCCAGAACCGGGGCACAGACCGATGCGGGTCCTTCGGCCCAACTTCCTCAACGGGAGGTCGGCCCCCACCCATGA
- a CDS encoding class I SAM-dependent methyltransferase yields MAFESDVNARYYGALELGRRDYWRWMAAPRARVTAVSSILADAPPDRLCDLGCGDGAFLSKVTQLFPQARMTGIDRSSTQMQLNRKEWPTVSWIVTDLDTEGSLGPELRESFDAVTALEVIEHVSRPDLLLSHAFALARPAGRLILSTQSGPLRETERRVGHRRHFSVSEMTALLNSAGWKPLRVWNTGWPFHDLSKWIANLFPDRAMRRYGEEAYSVQQKIVCACLRGLFKLNSSFRGAQLYALAEKP; encoded by the coding sequence ATGGCCTTCGAGTCGGACGTGAACGCGAGATACTACGGCGCACTTGAGCTGGGTCGGCGGGATTATTGGCGTTGGATGGCGGCCCCCCGCGCCCGGGTGACGGCGGTGAGTTCAATCCTGGCCGATGCCCCCCCGGACAGACTGTGCGATTTGGGTTGTGGGGATGGCGCATTTTTGTCCAAAGTGACTCAACTTTTTCCCCAGGCGCGAATGACCGGAATTGACCGGTCTTCCACCCAGATGCAATTGAATCGAAAAGAGTGGCCGACCGTTTCTTGGATTGTGACGGATCTGGACACAGAGGGGTCTCTGGGTCCGGAGTTGCGCGAATCTTTCGATGCCGTGACCGCTTTGGAGGTGATCGAGCATGTCTCCCGACCGGATCTTCTGCTTTCTCACGCTTTCGCCTTGGCCCGACCGGCGGGTCGGCTGATCCTATCAACCCAAAGTGGTCCCCTTCGTGAGACCGAAAGGCGGGTGGGGCACCGGCGTCATTTTTCCGTGTCCGAAATGACGGCCCTTCTGAATTCAGCGGGATGGAAGCCGCTCCGGGTCTGGAACACCGGGTGGCCTTTTCACGATCTTTCCAAATGGATCGCCAACCTTTTCCCAGATCGCGCCATGCGCCGCTATGGGGAGGAGGCCTACTCGGTTCAACAAAAAATTGTCTGTGCGTGTCTTCGGGGGTTGTTCAAGCTCAATTCCTCCTTCCGCGGCGCTCAACTCTACGCTCTGGCGGAAAAACCGTGA
- a CDS encoding class I SAM-dependent methyltransferase, with product MSEGVERRGTEKEFGFEWQAYSEILPEHREQFWTWVQPLKPENFKRVHFLDAGCGMGRNSYWAMQAGAASGYAFDFDSRTVSAASNNLRSFPSCRVAFQSIYDLDRSDEFDIVFCIGVLHHLANPRGAVAKLVRAAKPGGMIAVWVYGKEGNSVYLAFLRPLRFLTKHLPLGFTRILAKGITAVYRGGLRILPVTSYRTLQRRLSFRHTEAIIFDQLFPSIANYWTRGEALALFDGLPVSFRSMVQTHGHSWSLIFEKSPAKPNTD from the coding sequence GTGAGCGAGGGCGTGGAACGACGCGGAACCGAAAAGGAGTTCGGGTTTGAATGGCAGGCTTATTCCGAGATCCTGCCGGAGCATCGAGAGCAATTTTGGACCTGGGTGCAACCCCTTAAACCGGAAAATTTCAAGCGGGTGCATTTTTTGGACGCCGGTTGCGGCATGGGCCGAAACAGTTACTGGGCGATGCAGGCCGGCGCCGCTTCCGGCTATGCATTTGATTTCGATTCTCGAACGGTTTCGGCGGCGTCAAATAATCTCCGTTCTTTTCCTTCATGTCGGGTTGCTTTTCAGTCCATTTACGATTTGGACCGTTCCGATGAATTTGACATTGTATTTTGCATCGGCGTTCTCCACCACTTAGCCAACCCCCGGGGGGCCGTCGCCAAATTAGTCAGGGCGGCCAAGCCGGGAGGGATGATTGCCGTTTGGGTTTACGGCAAAGAGGGGAACTCTGTTTACTTAGCTTTCCTCCGACCGCTGCGTTTCTTGACCAAACATCTCCCTTTGGGGTTCACGCGAATTTTGGCGAAGGGGATCACCGCCGTGTATCGCGGCGGACTTCGGATCCTGCCCGTGACGTCCTACCGAACCCTTCAGCGCAGGTTAAGTTTCCGCCACACCGAGGCCATCATTTTCGACCAGCTATTTCCGTCGATCGCCAACTATTGGACCCGCGGGGAAGCGTTGGCTCTCTTTGACGGCCTTCCGGTTTCTTTTCGATCCATGGTTCAAACCCACGGGCATTCCTGGTCGTTGATTTTCGAAAAATCACCCGCCAAACCCAACACCGATTGA